One Equus asinus isolate D_3611 breed Donkey chromosome 26, EquAss-T2T_v2, whole genome shotgun sequence genomic window carries:
- the PMIS2 gene encoding transmembrane protein PMIS2 encodes MPPKPAADAPPAADAPPATDAPQAPGAPPAADAPQAPGAPPAPGAPPAPGAPPAQPEEQEPKQTEEELAFYAPSYVCMTVLAVILFPPLGLPAIFFSYKTTQANKNSEWEEAYVNSGRTGWLDVFAILIGLGIIYYYALMV; translated from the exons ATGCCCCCAAAACCTGCTGCAGATGCCCCACCTGCCGCAGACGCCCCACCTGCCACAGACGCCCCACAAGCCCCAGGCGCCCCACCTGCCGCAGATGCCCCACAAGCCCCAGGCGCGCCACCTGCCCCAGGCGCCCCACCTGCTCCAGGCGCGCCACCCGCGCAGCCAGAGGAGCAAGAGCCTAAACAGACAGAAGAAGAACTGGCGTTTTATGCCCCGAGTTACGTATGTATGACCGTCCTGGCTGTAATTCTTTTCCCTCCCCTCGGATTACCAGCTATCTTCTTCTCTTACAAG ACCACGCAGGCCAACAAGAACAGCGAGTGGGAAGAGGCTTACGTCAACTCAGGCAGAACTGGTTGGCTGGATGTATTCGCCATACTCATTGGTTTAGGCATCATTTATTACTACGCCCTAATGGTATGA